GACGATCACCGGCGGTGCGGCGACGACGAACGCATCCGGCATCGCAACAATCGGCAATTGGACGCTTGGCACCACAGCCGGACCGAACACGCTCACCGCAAGCGGGTCGGGACTTACTCCTGCGTCGGTCACATTCACGGCAACCGGGGGCGCGGGAATACCGACGACGGTCGCCGCGTTTGCCGGAAACAATCAGACAGGGACTGCGGGTGGTCCGGTTGCAGCTCCGCCATCGGTGAAAGTCACTGATGTCAACGGAAATCCGGTGGCAGGGTTCAACGTCATCTTCTCGCCGGGCTCGGGGAACGGGGCGGTGACGGGTGGATCTGCAGTTACGAACTCCTCGGGTATTGCCGCGCCGACCAGCTGGGTGCTGGGATCAATACCGGGCGTACAAACTCTGGTCGCGACGGCGGGTTCGCTGAGCGGCAGTCCGATAACCTTTTCCGCAACTGCGGTCGCGCCTATTCCGGCAAAGATCGTAAGCAACAGCCTCGATCCTCAGACGGGGACAGTAAGAAAGGCTGTCGGTGCCCCGCCGACAGTGCGGGTACTGGACGCCGCAGACATTCCCGTCCCGGGCTACACCGTGACTTTCGCGGTGTCGAGCGGTGGCGGGAGCGTGACCGGTGGCACCGTCGTAACCAATGAAGGCGGCTACGCCACCGTCGGCAGCTGGATACTCGGCGCGTCGCCGGGAACGAATACGCTTAGCGCAACAGCGGGGACTCTCCAGGGTAGCCCCATCATCTTCACGGCCACGGGAGTTCAGCCGCCGCCGGCCACGATGGCCATCAGCGCCGGACAGAATCAAAGTGCGTTGGCAGGTACGCAGGTTTCGACTCGGCCGGCTGTGATTGTGACAGACGCAAGCGGCGACGGAGTCCCCGGAATCACTATCGTGTTCAGCATCCGGAGCGGCAGCGGCAGCATCTCTGGAGCCAGCGCCGAGACGAACGGCAGCGGCATCGCGACTCTTGGTAGCTGGACGCTTGGAATCGGTGGGAACTCGCTCTTCGCAAGCGTAGACGGTCTTCCAGGCAGTCCGCTGATCTTCCACGCCCTTGGGACCGCGCAGGTTCAAGTGGTGACGTTCGGCGACTCCAACACCGACTACGGATATTCGGGAAGAGACTTTCCGATCGTTGCCGCCTCATACGTGTCAAACTTTCCCAGCAAGAAACTCGGGCCAAATGAGCCGAATAGCTCGTTCCAGCTGGCGGGTAAGATCGAGAGCCGGTGGCGTGCCAGCCAGTCGAAGACGATCGTGGTAGTCAACCACGGGGTTGGTGGCACGACAACGGGCACCGGCCGCACCATTCTGTTCAGCCCCAACGCGCGTGAGGTCGTGAACGGAGTGACGCGGTTCGAAGGGGAAGCGCTCGGGGTCGCCTATCCGTGGAGCGGGGGCGAGGCGCCCAGCGTGTATTATCCTTCAGGGCCAATCGCCCGCGTCCAGGCGTTTACTCCACGCCCTTCCGATTTCCTGTACATCTCGATGGGCACGAACGACTTGGGCGCCGGAATATCCACTGCGTCCACCGTAGTGAATCTCGAGTGGATGGTCGATTTGTGGATTGCGCGCGGCGTACCCGCGAATCACATCATTGTTACGACGCTGCCACCGCGGCAGCCGGGTCAGAGTGCGTCGCTGCCTGCACTCAACGCGGCAATTCGCGCGAAGTTCCAGGCCAAGGGAGTCAACGTGATCGACATCGCGGCGATGACCTCCGATGATGGCGGAGCGACATGGAAAAGCGCCAGCCTTCACGTGGGCGACTCGGTGCACTACGCCGAGGTGGTCCGCAACCTCATCGCGGACGCG
The Gemmatimonadaceae bacterium genome window above contains:
- a CDS encoding GDSL-type esterase/lipase family protein encodes the protein GKVSHFSVYGVLLQAPVATITINRDTTIQVQKTLQFTATLKDIEQLTLNRVVTWTSSNPAAVTIDANGLARTHVPGQSTIAAASEGKTASATVTVVPGPPTALAIVAGDGQTAVAGSAVATPPAVKVTDAFGNPISGFAITFAVASGGGTITGGAATTNASGIATIGNWTLGTTAGPNTLTASGSGLTPASVTFTATGGAGIPTTVAAFAGNNQTGTAGGPVAAPPSVKVTDVNGNPVAGFNVIFSPGSGNGAVTGGSAVTNSSGIAAPTSWVLGSIPGVQTLVATAGSLSGSPITFSATAVAPIPAKIVSNSLDPQTGTVRKAVGAPPTVRVLDAADIPVPGYTVTFAVSSGGGSVTGGTVVTNEGGYATVGSWILGASPGTNTLSATAGTLQGSPIIFTATGVQPPPATMAISAGQNQSALAGTQVSTRPAVIVTDASGDGVPGITIVFSIRSGSGSISGASAETNGSGIATLGSWTLGIGGNSLFASVDGLPGSPLIFHALGTAQVQVVTFGDSNTDYGYSGRDFPIVAASYVSNFPSKKLGPNEPNSSFQLAGKIESRWRASQSKTIVVVNHGVGGTTTGTGRTILFSPNAREVVNGVTRFEGEALGVAYPWSGGEAPSVYYPSGPIARVQAFTPRPSDFLYISMGTNDLGAGISTASTVVNLEWMVDLWIARGVPANHIIVTTLPPRQPGQSASLPALNAAIRAKFQAKGVNVIDIAAMTSDDGGATWKSASLHVGDSVHYAEVVRNLIADAVVNILLALTPP